CATCACCGCCGACTGGCTGCCGCCGTAGCCCCAGACCTCCATCAGGTCGTCGATGCTGGCCGGCGCCACCTGCGGATAGGTCCCGGCCGCACTGCCCACGCCGAGCGGGTGCGCGGACGCGTCGGTGAACAGCGCGACGATGTGCCGGCGCCGGTCCTGCCCGCGCTCCCAGTCCGAGTTCAGCGCGACCGCGAGCGCCTCCAGGCCGGACTCCGGCTCGTCGCCGCCACCGCCGGCGCGTAGCCCGCGGACGAACGACTCGAACTCGCCGACCTGCTCCGGGATGCTGAAGAAGGGCGACTGCTCCAGCGCGTCGGAGGCGTTGTCCCGGAAGTCGCGATAGGCCACCACCCGCAGGCGCAGCTTGCTGATCGCCTTGTCCTTGTGGGACATCGACTCCTCGAGGCGTTTGTGGAAGGTGAGCGCGCCCTCCTTCACCTGGTCCAGGACCGGGTACATGCTGCCGGTGACGTCGATGCAGAACACGATGTCCACCGCGTACTTGAGACTTGTGCTGTTCGCGTCCATCACGATCCCCTCGGGTTCACTTGGTGTCGAAGTTGATGCGTACGCGGGACGGCGGCGCGTCCGCGGGACGGGCCGGCGACGGAACGGCGGGCCTCGGCGCACCGTCGAGGTTGATCTTCACGCGGCCGCCCGCCGGCGCCGTCGCGCCGGACGGCGACGGTCGCGATGGCGGTGGCGCGGCGGGGGTGTCGCCGCCGATCTGGACCACCTTCTCGTCCTGGAAGACGGTGATGACCTCCTCGATCGCCGGTCGGGCCGCGATGTCGGCGGACACCATGCGCGCGATCAGGTCCCGGGTCTTCGGGTGCAGCTGCCCGGAGAGCACCAGCGGCTCCCCCGCCCACACCGCCTGCGACGGCGCGCCGAACCGGCCGCGGTCGTACCCCGGCAGCTCGCCGACCAGGTAGACGTGGGTCATCAGGCCGAGCGCGAAGACGTCCGAGGCCAGGGTCAGGTGGTCGGCGGCGACCTCGGGGTCCTCCTTGACGTAGCGCAGCCACTCGGGCGCGCCGTACAGCTGGTCGCCGACGATCTGGTCGGGCGGCGGCGGCTCGCCGGTCAGGTACGAGTCGTCGAAGTCGATCATCTTGGCCGTGTACAGGTCCGCGGTGCTGGAGCGTTGCAGCAGCACGTTGGCCGGCTTCAGGTCGCCGTGCACGATCCCGGCCCGGTGCAGCAGCTTCATGCTCTGGAACAGGGTGCGCAGCACCACCAGCGTCTGCCGGTCGCTGAGCTCGGTGAGGTCCTTCGCCGCCTCGGCCGCGACCCGGTCGGTCACCTTGTAATACGTGGTGCCCTCGCGGAAGAACGCGGTCGCGGTGACCAGGTTGCCGCCGCCGGCCACCTTGCCGCTGATCCGGCGGTTGACCTCCTTGTGCCGTTTCTCGAACTCCAGGCAGACCGCGCGCCGGCGAGCCTTGCTGGCCGGGCTGCCCATCGACTCGTCGGTCGGCCACTTCGGGTCGAGGAACTGCTTGATGAAGTAGTCGCGGCCACCGCGCTCGGCGAACGACCACACGCAGCGGCCACCGCCGCTGTTGGTCGGCTCCGCCACGACGGTGTAACCGCCGATGTTCTCGCCCAGCTTCACGAGGCCCTCCCGGCCATCCGTGCCACATACATTCCGCTGTACTTCGTCCAGGACAGGTGCCGGTACTCCGCCAGCCGGTGCCGGCGTTCGGCGTCGTCCAGCTCGGCGTTCTCCAGATCGCGCAGCGGCTCCGCGTGCTCGTAATAGAGCTGGTCGAAGCGATGCTTGAAGGCCGACCGCAGCCCGCGGAAGCCGCCGAAGCCGATCGCGACGAGCGCGAGCGTGGCGTCGTCGCCGGCCGTCCGGCGTCGCCACGCGGCCAGCTTCCGGCCCCAGTCTCCGGCGTCGGCGGCCGGCCCGAGCGCCCGCAGCAGCTCGAACTCGAATATCGCCGGGCTGGGCACGTAGCCGAAGAAGCCGTCGGTGGCACAGAGCAGCACGCACGGCTCGGGCAGTGGACCCATCGGCTCCTCGCGGATCCGGAAGGGCAGACCGGCCGCCACCTGGTTGGTCAGCGGCTGGTCGGCCATCAGGGTCTCCAGCGGATCGTCCACGATCGAGTCGTCCCGGCTGATCTGCTGCAGGCCCCATTCCGGGGTGAGCAGGTAGCACCGCGAGTCGCCGGCCCACCGGGCGGCGGCGTACCGCGGCCCGGACTTGTGCGGACGTGAGTAGTCGATCACGGCGAGCGTGGTCGGCAGTTGCTTGGTGATGGTGCCGCGCAGTTTCAGCCCGCCGGGCGGGCGGGCCGCGTCGAAGACCTCGCGCAGCCGCGCCTCGAGCGACGGCTGCCTGTGGTAGCCACCGGTGAAGTGCTCCTGCACGGTGAGGTGAGCCAGCCGGGACGCGGCGAACGCGTGACTGACCGGCCGGCCGTCCGGGGTGTGCCCGAGCAGCCGGGCGCCGGCGCCGCCCATCCCGTCGTAGACGCCGAGCACGCCGGCGTTGCCGCTCTGCCGCAGCAGCAGCGTCGGCTCGGCGTCCTCGCCCAGGCCGGCGCGCTTCTCGGTCCAGACGCCGAGGCACTGCACGTCGGCCCGGCTGGTCTCGCCCGCCCACACCGCCTGCTGGCTGCCGCTCGGCTCCGCACCACGTTCGAGACGCAAGGTTCGGCTCCTTCCCGGGACCACCGTGCCCGGGAGAAACTGATTAGTACATTGCCCGTACGGACGACGCATTCCACGTTGATCCGAAGACGGAAGTCGCGGAATTCGGCGGAGCAGGTTCGATTCCTCCGAACGGGCTAATCGTTCCGGCTAGTTCCTCGCGCCCGCAGATTGTTGACATTGCCGATCCGGTATCCGCATGTGAATCTGCCGGGTGAAGAACGGGAGGGCCGAATGTGGCAGTGCGCCGATTGCGACACAGAGAACGTCGCCGAGTCGTCCGCCTGCATGGTCTGCACGGCCCCACGGCCGACCGTCCCGCGGCCCGCGCCACCGGCCGGCCTCGTCACCGCGGCCTGGCCCTCGGTGCCGACCGCACGCCGGCCGGCGCCTCCTCGCCACATCCCCGCGCCGCGCCCGGCGCCGCGGCCGCCCACCCGGGTGCGGGTGCCGCGCCGTGGCGGCCTGCGCATCGGCTGGTTGTTCATCGCGGTGCTGGTGGGGGTGCCGATGGTGGCCGCGTTCGTGGCCCGGATGGACCCCGGTGGCCCGGCCGGCTCGTCGGCCACCGCCGCCGCCCCACGCGACCAGGCCCGTGCGCTGGCCGCCCTGATCCAGGACTCCAGCCGCAGCCGGACCGCGGTGAAGGACGCGGTGATCGCCACCAAGGCCTGCCGCTCGCTGCGGGCCAACGCCGCGACCTTCACCGCCGCCGGTGACGCCCGCCGCGATCAGCGCGCCCGGGCCGCCGCCCTCGATGTCTCCGGCCTGCCGTCCGGCGCCGAGTTGACCGCCACCCTGCTGCGGGCGCTGGACCATTCCCAGCGCGCCGATCGCGCTTTCGCCAAATGGGCTTCCGCGTTGGCCGGCGGCACCTGCGAGAAGGGTGACACGGTCACCGGCGACTTCACCGCGGCCGACCGGGAATCCACCGCGGCCACCGCCGAGAAGAAGAAATTCGTCGCGCTCTGGAACCCGATCGCCACCACGTACGGCCTCTCCGCATTCGAGTATTCCGACGTCTGAGGGCCCCCTGTAACAAAATGTAACTTATTGACAGTCGTTGAATGGCGTGTTTCTCTGCGTTGACCACGGCGTTTCGGTCTGTTTCATTGTGTTACAACCCCTCGACCGGGTGGAGACGACGATGAAGAGAGTCAGCTACCGGCTCGGGACGGCGGTCCTGGCCACCGCCCTCGGCCTGACGACCGGCGCCGCGAGCGCCTCCGCCCACCGCCCCGGCGGCCCGCCTGCGGCACAGGTCTGGGTCACCACGGTGGACCGGTCGGAGCTGCTGCACCAGCGGGCGCCGGTCACCTTCGGACGGCAGGCCTCGCAGCAGCCGACCATCGTGGTCGACCCGACCCGCACCTACCAGCGGATGGACGGCTTCGGCGCGTCGATCACCGACTCGTCGGCCGCGGTGCTGTCCGGACTGGCTCCCGCGGTCCGCGAGCAGACCCTGCGCTCGCTGTTCGACCCGCGGCAGGGGATCGGCGTGAGCTTCCTGCGGCAACCGGTCGGCTCGTCGGACTTCACCGCGGCCGCCCAGCACTACACCTACGACGACGTGCCGGCCGGGCAGACCGACTACGCGCTGCGGCAGTTCAGCATCCGGCACGACCGGGAGCGGATCCTGCCGCTGCTGCGCGAGGCACGGCGGCTCAACCCGCGGCTGACCGTGATGGCCACCCCGTGGAGCCCGCCGGCCTGGATGAAGACCACCGGCTCGCTGGTCGGCGGTCGGCTCAAGGACGACCCGAAGATCTACGACGCGTACGCCCGCTACCTGGTCAGGTTCGTCACCGCGTACGCCGCCGCGGGCGTGCCGATCGACTACCTGTCGGTGCAGAACGAGCCGCAGAACCGCACGCCGTCCGGTTACCCCGGCACCGACCTGCCGGTACGCCAGGAGGCCGCGGTGATCGAGCGTCTCGGTCCCCTGCTGCGCGCCGCCGGCCAGCGCACCCGGATCCTCGCCTACGACCACAACTGGACCACCCACCCCGGTGACGTGGCCGGCACCCCGCCCGGCGAGAGCCCGGAGACCGACTACCCCTATCAGCTGCTGTCCGGACCGGCCGCCCGGTGGATCGCCGGCACCGCGTACCACTGCTACTCCGGTGACCCGAGCGCGCAGACGGCCCTGCACGACGCGTTCCCGGACAAGGGGATCTGGTTCACCGAGTGCTCCGGCTCGCACGGCGCGACCGACCCGCCGGCCAAGTTCTTCCGCGACACCCTGGTCTGGCACGCCCGGACCATCGCGATCGGCACCACGCGCCACTGGGCCAAGTCGGTGGTGAACTGGAACATCGCGCTGGACAGCACCGGCGGGCCACACCTGGGCGGCTGCGACACCTGCACCGGCCTGGTCACCGCCCAGCCGGACGGCGCGGTCACCACCAACGCGGAGTACTACACCGTCGGGCACCTGTCGAAGTTCGTCCGGCCCGGCGCGGTCCGGGTGGCCAGCACCTCGTTCGGCACCACCGGCTGGAACGGGCAGATCATGGACGTGGCGTTCCGCAACCCGGACGGGTCGACCGCGCTGGTGGTGCACAACGAGAACGACGAGCCGCGCACCTTCGCCGTCGCCGCCGGTGACCGGGCGTTCGAGTACACCCTGCCCGGCGGGGCGCTGGCCACCTTCACCTGGCCGTACGACCCGGCGCTGGAGCCGCGGCTGCGACAGGTGCCGCTGACCGGGGCGACCGTCACCGCCACCCCGGCCGGCGAGTCCCCGGCGGCCGCCGTCGACGACGACGCGTCCACCCGGTGGAGCAGCGGCCAGGCCCAGGAGCCGGGCCAGTACCTCCAGGTGGACCTGGCGCGCGCGGCGTCGTTCCGGCGGGTGGCCATCGACAGCGGCGGCAACCTGGGCGACTACGCCCGCGGCTGGCAGCTGACCGGCAGCCTGGACGGCGTGCACTGGCACACCCTGGCCACCGGGACCGGGACCGGCCAGCTCACCACCGTCGACCTCGGCCGGACCCGGGCACGCTACCTGCGGGTCACCACCACCGCCGCGGCCGGGAACTGGTGGAGCGTCGCCGACCTGCGTCTCTATGCCTGAGCTGCCGCGCCGGCGGGCCACGGTCCGCGACATCGCGGCGGCGACCGGCCTGTCGATCGCCACGGTGTCGCGGGCGCTCAACAACCACGCGCACGTCGCCCCGCACACGCGGGAGCTGGTCCGGCAGGCGATCGACCGGCACGGCACGAGCGGGTCGACGACCATCTATCTGCGGTGCCCGTACCAGCTCACGGATTACTTCGGGCTGATCGTGTCGGCGGTGGCCGAGACCGTGAAGCGGCACGGCCACCAGGTGCTCCTCGACGCCGGTGAGGCCGGTCAGGCGGAGCCGGTGCTGCCCCGGCTGCCCGGCCGTCCCGGCGTCGACGGCGCGATCCTGATCCTGCCGCCGGAGCAGGGCGAGGATCTGGAGGCGCTGCGCGACTCCGGATTCCCGTTCGTGGTGATCGACCCCCGGACGCCGATGCCGCGCGACATCCCGGCGGTCTCGGCCGCCCACTTCGCCGGCGCGCGCAGCGTCAGCGAGCACCTGGTCGGCCTCGGGCACCGGCGGATCGGCGTGCTGGCCGGCCCGCACAACTGGCTGGCCGGGCGGGCTCGCCTGGCCGGGCACACGTCGGCACTGGCCGACGTCGGCGTGCTGCCCGACCCCGCGCTGGTCCGCTCGGCCGAGCCGACCGTCGAATTCGGTCACCGGGCCGCCGCCGAGCTGCTCGGGCTGCCCGACCCGCCGACCGCGCTGGTCGGCTTCAACGACAAGGCCGCGGTCGGCGCGCTGGCCGCGGCCGCCGAGCGCGGGCTGCGGGTGCCGGCTGACCTGTCGGTGACCGGGTTCGACGACATCGACCTGGCCCAGGCCACCAGCCCCCGGCTGACCACGGTCCGGCAGCCGCTGCTGGAGATGGGCCGGATGGCGGTCGGCCTGCTGGTCCGGCTGTTGGAGAAGCACGAGCTCGACGCGCTGCACGTGGAACTGGCCACCGAGCTGGTGGTCCGCGACTCGACCGGCCCGGTCACGACGTGAGGCCCAACCGGGCGGCGGCGTCGTTGGCCAGCAGGAAGCCGACGATGCCGACGATCCAGGCGAGCGTGTTGCTCTTCGCCATCCGGTCGCTGAACCTGGTCAGCAGCCTGGTCACCCGGTCACCGGCAGCCAGCCGGGCGGCCAGCAGGACCAGGGCCGGGACGATCATCAGCACGCAATAGCCGGCCATCACCACGGCGACCTGGGCGGTCGGCAGGCCGGACGTGGTCAGCAGGCCGATCGCGGCCAGATAGGGCAGCATCGTGGTCAGCTCCGCGGCGGCCGCGGCCAGGGCCAGCACCGCCAGTCCCGTGGCGCCGCGGTCGTCGGCGAGGGCACGGTCCCGCCAGCGTGGCAGGCCTCCGCCGGGGGACATCCGGAAACTCCAGAAGAACAGCGCCACCCCGGCGACCAGCTGCGTCCACATCGCGGCCGGGGTGGCGAGCACCCGGCTGAGCTGCGGCAGGACCGCGTCGGCGCCGAGCGCCACGGCCACGCCGACCGCGTAGTAGAAGGCGGCGACCGTACCCAAAAAGACCAGGATGCGGCCCGCCCGCAGCGACCCGGGATGCAGCAGCAACCAGAGCGGGATCAGCAACGTGCCGAAGCTGGTGGAATCGATCAAGGCGAGCGCAGCGAGCGAGCCGAGAAGCGCGAGGTCCATGCCGCCACGATGCCGCCGCGCGGGTCGCGGCGCGTCCGCCGAAAGATGTCCGCTGCGCGGACCTCATACATCCTTTGGCGTACGCCAGGAGCCTCCGTCCATGATGGGATGAGTCCCGTGGAAATCCGGGATCGCTGGCGGCGCAACACCCGCCTTCAGGACGTCGGCACCGCCGTCGCGACGTTCGTGGCGGGACTGGCGTTCAACCTCATCGGCCTGACCGGGATCTGGACGAACGCGCCCCGCATCGGCGACGTCCCGTCGTGGTGGCACACCGTGCTGCTGGCGATCGGTTGTCTCGGCATGCTCGGCAAGCGCCGCCACCCGCTGGCCGCCCTCGGCGTCGGCACGGCCGCGACGGTCGCCGACGGCGTGATCGGCGGCAGCGTCGCCCTGGTCCTGGTGCTGTTCGACGTCCTTTTCGCGGTCGGGCAGCACGCCTCGGCCCGCGCCCGGACCGCCGTGACCACCGCCGTCTTCGTGATGATCGGCACCGCCGGGGTGGTCGGTGGTCTGGCCACCGGCGAGTTCCGGGTGGCTGTCTTCATCGGTCTCAACTTGACCACTTTGCTCTTCGTGCCGCTGTGGTGGTCGGCCAACGTGCGCCAGCAGCGGCAGCTCGGCTTGCTCGACGCGGAGCGCACCGCGCGCGAGGCGGTCGTCGCCGAGCGCGCCGCGATGGCCCGTGACCTGCACGACGTGATCGCCGCGCACCTGTCCACCACGGTGATCCACTCCGGTGCGGCGCTGGCCCGCCCACCCGACAGTGACCGGGATCGGGACACCCTGCGAGCGGTCCGGACCAGCAGCCTCGCCGCCCTGGAGGAGATGCGCTCGATGATCATGCTATTGCGGGCGGACGACCCGGCCGCCGCCGATCCGACCCTGCCGGGCGGCCTCGACCGGCTACCCGATCTGGTCGCCTCGGCGGAGGCCGGAGGCCTGCGGATCGACGCCGACCTGAGCGAGGTCCCCGGGCTGCCGGCGGTCGTGGGGCATGCCGTCTACGGGATCGCACGCGAGGCGCTGACCAATGCGGCCAAGCACGCTCCCGGTTCGGACGTGCGGCTCGATCTGCGCCCGGCCGGTGACCTGGTGATCATGACGGTGACCAACACCGTGCTCGGGCCGGGCGCGCTCGATCATCAGGCGCTCAGTGCGGGGACCGGGTTGACCTCCATCCGCGAGCGGGCCGCGCTGCTCGGCGGCGAGCTGACCGCGGGCCGGGAGGGGACGGATTTCACGGTGCGGGCGACACTCCCCCGCCATCCGGCCGGGGCCAGGTCGTGATCCGCGTGCTGCTCGCCGACGATCACGCGGCGATCCGGTCCGGGATGCGGCTCATGCTGGAGCAGGCCGACGACATCGTGGTGGTGGGTGAGGCCGCCGACGGGGTGATCGCGATCCGGCAGACGGCGGCGCTGCGTCCGGACGTCGTGCTGATGGACATCCGGATGCCGCACACCAACGGGATCACCGCGACGCGGGCGATCACCGAGGCCGGGACGGCCGAGGTGCTGATCCTGACCACGTTCGACCTCGACGACTACCTGTTCGGGGCGTTGCGTGCCGGGGCGGCCGGGTTCCTGCTGAAATCGGTCGAGCCGTCCGTGCTGATCGACGCGGTGCGACGGGTGGCGAGCGGCGACGGGTTCCTGGCGCCGGAGGTGACCCGGCGGCTCCTCACCGCCTTCGTCGCGGCCACGCCGGCGCCGCCGGTGGTGACGGCGGCTCCGGCCCTGGCCGAGCTGACCGAGCGGGAGCGGGACGTACTCGCCGCGCTCGGCCGAGGCCTGTCCAACGCCGACCTGGCCGCCGCGCTGGCGATCAGCGAGGCGACCGCGAAAACGCACGTCTCGCGGGTGCTGGGCAAACTCGGTTGCACGTCCCGGGTGCAGGCCGCGATCTTGGCGAAGGAGGCCGGGATGGCGTGAGGAGCGGGGCAGGGCGCACGGCTGCGGAGGGGTCGGCCGGGCAGTGCCGGGCAAGGTAGGGCGCGCGTCGGGGCAGGGACTGGCAGGGCACGCGTCGGGGCAGGGACTGGCAGGGCAGGGCGCGCGTCGGGGCAGGGCCTGGCACGGCAGGGCACGCGTCGGGGCAGGGCCTGGCACGGCAGGGCACGCGTCGGGGCAGGGCCTGGCACGGCAGGGCACGCTTCAGGACAGGGACTGGCAGGGCATGGCGCACGGCAGGGTCCAGCGGGGTAGAGCTGGACAAGAAAGGGCGGGCTTTTCAGAGCAGCGCGGGTGGGTAGACGCACGGTACGGCCTGGCGGAGCGAGGCGCACGGCAGGGCCCCGCGCACGACAGGGCCGCGCGCACGACCGGGGCGGCGGGCAAGAAAGGGCCGGCCCACGACAGGGCCGCGCGCACGACCGGGGCGGCGGGCAAGAAAGGGCCGACGCACGACAGGGCCCGGCGCACGACCACGACGGGCAAGAAAGGGCGCGCCTCAGGGCAGCGCCCGGCGAGCAGGGCGCACGGAAGAGCTCGGCGGGGCAGGGCGCACGCAGCGGAGAGTCCCACGGCGCGGTGTCCGGCCGGGGGTAGGGCCCGGCCGCTAAGAGCGCACGGCACAGCCCGGCGGAGCAGAGCCCGGCCGCGCAGGGCACACGGCAGGGCAGGGCTCGGCAGGGCAGGTTCGGCTCGGCAGGGCCCGGCACGGCAGAGCCCGGGCGCCGCAGAGCCCGGCACGGCAGAGCCCGGCACGGCAGACCCCAGCACGGCAGACCCCAGCACGGCAGACCCCAGCGCGGCAGACCCCAGCACGGCAGAGCCCGGCGGGGCGTCAGCGGCGGCGGGACAGGGCCACGCCGCCGAGGGCTATCGCGCCGCCGACCAGCGCCAGCGCCTGGGGCGTCTCGGACAGGATCGGCCAGGCCAGCAGGATGGTCAGTGGCGGCACCAGGTAGGTGGTGACGCCGAGGCGACCGGCGTTCATCCGGGACAGGGCGTAGGCCCAGGTGCCGAACGCCAGCGCGGTCGGCACCAGGCCCAGGTAGACCACCCCGGCGATCGACCCGGCCGTCGCCGAGCGCAGGTCGTGCGCCAGACCACCGGCGAACGGCAGCGTGGTGATCATGCCGATCACGCAGGCCATCTGGGTGACCTGGAGCGCGGGCAGCCGTCGCAGCGCGGGCTTCTGGAGGGTCACGCCGACCGCCCAGGCCGCCGCGGAGAGCAGGCAGAGCGCCACCCCGACCGGGTCGGCCGCGGTCGCCCCGCCCCCGGCGAACCCGATCAGCAGCACGCCGCCGAAGGCCACCCCGGCGCCGAGCAGCAGGCTGCGCGGGAAGCCCTCACCGAGGAACGCGCCCGCCAGCAACGCGATCAGAATCGGTCCGACGTTGACCAGCATGGCCGACGTTCCGGCGTCCAGGCGCTGCTCGGCGGCGTTCAGGGCGACGTTGTAGAGGCCGAACCAGACGACCCCGCAGCCGGCCACCAGACCCCACTCCCGGGCGGTCGGCTTAACCCAGGTGCGGGTGGCGAGCAGGGCGATCGTGAGCGCGACAGCACCGGTGAGCAGGCGGCCGAGGGCGAGCGGGCCGGCGGCGAAGTGGGCGTGCACGGCGCGGATCGCCACGAAGGCGGAGGCCCAGGCGGTGACGGTGACCACGACGGCGGCGACTACGGGCAGGGCGGGGCGGACGCGGTCGGCGGGGACGGCAGAGACGGACATGGGGGTCACCGTAGAGGGGCGACAGTTCGGCCGCCGCCGCAATACCGTGGCGCTTCCCAAGAATCCGGGGCGCGAGCTGCGATCATGCGGCATGACTGTTGTGCGCACGATCGCCACGGCGGACCTGACCGCGAGCGACCGCACCCGGCTTCGGGACCTGCTCGACGACGCGTTCGGCGGCGACTTCGACGACCACGCCTGGGAGCACGCGCTCGGCGGACTGCACATCCTGGTCACCGTGGACGGCACGATGATCGCGCACGGCTCGGTGGTGCAGCGGCGGATCCTGCACCAGGGCAAGTCGTACCGGTGCGGTTACGTGGAGGCGGTCGCCGTGCACCCGGCGCATCAGCGGCGCGGGTTCGCCACCGCGCTGATGGCCGAGGCCGAGCGGATCATCGACCACGGGTACGCCCTCGGCGCCCTGTCCGCCTCCGCCGCAGCCCTCAACCTCTACCTCGGGCGGGGCTGGCGGCGCTGGCCGGGCGGCACCGCGGTGCTCGCGCCGGCCGGGGTGATGCGGACCGAGGAGGACGACGACAGCACGCTGGTACGCCCGGTGACGGGCGGCGCCGTGCTCAACGAGGCCGCCCTGCTGATCTGCGACTGGCGCGACGGCGACGTCTGGTGACCGTCACCGCACCCGGCGGAACAGGCGCCCGGCCAGGTCCGCGCCGATCACCGTGCCGTCGGCGTCCCGGGTGAGGTATCCACGCTGCCCGGCCAGGCCGCCCTCGGTGATCACGTACTCGTCGTCGGGGAGCAGCCCGAGCGCGGCGGCCGGATAGTCCGGTGGCATGTCCACCTCGGACGCCTGCCGGATGGCCGGTTTGATCCCCACGGCGAGGGTCAGTCCGGCGCCGTCGGTGGCGATCTCCAGGTCCATGGCGTCCAGCTCGTAGCGACCGGCGATCTCGTGGGCGCGGCTCTCGTCGTACGCAAGCGGTTGTGGCTCTCGCGGCCGCAACCCGAGGCGGTCCGCCAGGGCCCAGGCGAGCATCTCCTGGTTCGCCGGATAGCCGGCCGGGCCGGCGTTGGCGAGGCTGACGACCGCGAAGTCGTGGCTGGGCACGATCAGCAGCTCGGCGAACTGACCGTTTCCGGACCCGCCGTGCCCGATGACGCGGACGCCGTCGATGTCGCGCAGGAACCAGCAGATCCCGAACGCGTCACCCAGCGTGCTGGCGCGCAGCGTCACGGTCGGCTCGGTCATGGCGCGCAGGTCGGCCGAGTCGAGGTGGTGCCGGGCCCAGCGCAGCAGGTCGCTCACGCTGGACGCGAGGCCGCCGCCGGGGTTGTTGGCGCGGGCGCCGGCCGGCCACGACCCCCACGGCCGGGCGGGTCGCAGGGTGCCGTCGGCGTCGGGGTTGTGCCCGATCGCGAACCGGTGCCGGACGACCTCGTCCAGCCCGAAACAGGTCCGCTCCAAGCCTGCGGGCCGCAGCACGAGATCGTCGACCACCTTTTCGTACGCCAACCCGGTCACCCTCTCGATGACCAGCCCGGCCAGGTTGTAGCCGGCCTGACTGTACGACGCGCGGGTCCCGGGCCGGGCGATGATCGGCAGCCGCTCCAGCTCGGCGACGAACCCGGCCAGGGTGGTCTGCTCGCCGTCCACCAGGTTCCACTCCAGGCCGGCGGTGTGGTTGAGCAGCTGGTGCACGGTGATCTCGGCGGCGCTGCCCGGGTCGGCGAGCCGCAGCTCCGGCACGTGGTCGCGGACCGGCGCGGACAGGTCGAGCCGGCCGGCCGCGGCGAGCCGGACCAGCGCGGTGGCGGTGAACGTCTTGGTGACCGAGGCAAGGTGGAACAGGGTGTGCTCGTCGACCGGCTGGGGGCTCGCCAGGTTGGTGACGCCGTGTGACGCATAGGCGATCCGGTCGCCGTGCAGGATCCCGGCGGCCATGCCGGGCACGCCGTGCGCCTGTGCGATCTCGGTCAGCTTCTGCTGGAGCATGATGCCCTCCCATGACTTGAACTAAGTTCAAGCTAGCCCCGGCTTGAACAAAGTTCAAGTAGGATTCCGGCATGCCCCGGAACACCCTGACTCCCGGCCAGATCGTCCGCGCCGCCATCGACCTGCTCGACGAGCAGGGCCTGGACGGGCTCAACATGCGCAGCCTCGGCCAGCGGCTCGACTCGGCCGCCACCGCGATCTACTGGCACATCAAGACCAAGGACGACCTGGTCCGGCTGGCCGGCGACGCCATCTGGGACGAGGTGCCGCTGCCCGACCCGGCCGCCTCGGACTGGCGCGCGGCGGCGACCCGGCTGGCCACCGGGATGCACGAGATGTGCGGGCGGCACCCGTGGGTGGGCCAGGCCATCGGCAGCCACCTGATCTTCGGGCCGGGCAAGACCCGCTTCGACGACCGGACCCTCGCGGTCTACGAGCGGGCCGGCTTCTCCCCCGCCGACGCCGACCGGGCCGCCGCGGCCGTCTTCGTCTACGTGCTGGGCAGCGCCCTCGGTCCGGCCGCGCAGGTGTCGCTCACCCGCCGCCTCTCCCCCGAGGCCCTCGACCAGGCGGTCCGCGAGGCTCAGGTGATCGGCCGAGACTTCCCGCACGTCCGGGCGCGGCTCGACACCACCGCCGGGACCGGATACGCCGCCGCCCCCGACGACACCTTCAGGTTCGGCCTCGACGCCCTGCTCGACGGCTTCGCCGCACGCCTCGGTTAGGGGTTGCGATACGGCGGATAGGGGAGCGCATCCTGGGAGATGCCTGCCT
Above is a genomic segment from Actinoplanes ianthinogenes containing:
- a CDS encoding TetR/AcrR family transcriptional regulator C-terminal domain-containing protein, whose product is MPRNTLTPGQIVRAAIDLLDEQGLDGLNMRSLGQRLDSAATAIYWHIKTKDDLVRLAGDAIWDEVPLPDPAASDWRAAATRLATGMHEMCGRHPWVGQAIGSHLIFGPGKTRFDDRTLAVYERAGFSPADADRAAAAVFVYVLGSALGPAAQVSLTRRLSPEALDQAVREAQVIGRDFPHVRARLDTTAGTGYAAAPDDTFRFGLDALLDGFAARLG